Genomic window (Acinonyx jubatus isolate Ajub_Pintada_27869175 chromosome B1, VMU_Ajub_asm_v1.0, whole genome shotgun sequence):
TACCTTCTTTGAAAAAGGGGCTTTGCAGATATAActtagttaaggatcttgagatgggttCATCCTGGATTACCCAATAAGACCGCAGTTgaaggcctccagaaggaacgtggtcctgctgacaccttgattttgacttctagcctctagaactgcaAGAGAGTAACCTTCCGTTGCATTAAGCCAACAactttgtggtcatttgttagaACAGTCCTCAGAAATGGATACAAATTGGCATTGTTATTCCTATTTACCACCATAGAGCTGGGTCTACTGTAAGTGTGATAAATTTTGTTACAATTCTATTACTGCTGGGTTCTGGGACAATGGTAACGTTgaattgatttttccttttagggGATTTATGAGTTAAGTACATTCCATTCTAAGTTGAAGAACCCAGAGATAATTGCTGCCCATTTAGTGAAGAGGAAAGCCTGGAGGGAAGTTACAGAATTCCCAAAGGTCTGTGTAGGAATCATTCTGGCTGGAAGAGTGTGGCCCATCATGCCCTTCACCAGTAAGTGCTTGGCCTATCGACCTTCACAGCACAGCCAGCAACAGCACCCCCGAAGATGTGATGTGGCTGCCATCACCCACGCTCCCAGAGTTGGGAACTTGCCTGATGTCAGCTTGTGACTTAGGTGGGGCAATCTCTggtctttcatttctgtttggcATTACGTGCTCCACTACAACTCCCTTTATATATTAACTTTGTCTTATGTGAGGGATCCATGGCGAATGCAAATGAAGTTAGTGCTAACCATGGTCCATTTCAATAACAACCCTCTAAAAATATATTGAACTTATAAGGTATTCATAGATCTAAAAGCACTTGAATATGGCTTTAAGGTGAAAGCATAACTGTAGATTCAGACAGACTGAGATTGGAATCCTAACTCAGCCATTGGACCTTTAAGCAAGGACCTGCTTGAGTGTCAGTGTCTTCACCTATGACATTGAATCTCACTTCCTAGAGTTACTGTGGGGATTAAAAGAGAGAATGTAAAGGGCTTACTTAGCCTGCTGATTGGCATGTAGGCTGCTAAGAAGGATCCATCATTGCTATGCATGATCTTAACATTTCAACCCAGTTTCAACTTTCTTTCACTGCTTTACCCCACCCTAGGTTCTAAggctttcctctttaaaaaaaaaattcaggtggACAAAACATAGGTATCGTAAGGATTAATTCGAGTCTCTCTTATGagctatttattaaatgtttcttcatgGTCTAAAAATTAGCATCTAATTTGAATACTTACCTtactgctgttttatttttcctgtgtggGAAATGTCAAGTGAGGTGGATGTGAAATACTACTGACTAGGATATTGAACATGTGACAGTTTTAATGacagtagttaaaaaaaacaacaaccggCACATGGGATCATTCAATTATTGATGATGTTTTGCTGCAATGgatttataaataatacatgtttaAAGTGTTATTTCCTTTACATTTCTTTAGGGACAACTGAAGAGTCTTCTCGTTTTGAGTTTAAAGCGAACTGACAGTTGGAGAAAGGTCAACAAAATGTTCATCCGTGCAGTTTCTACGCCATAAACCCTTCAGACTTCAAATAAGCACATAACCAATTTTATAGAGTTTTATCAAATAGTCGCCCTTGTTTTTAGAATGAACGAAGCAATGACTTTAATTTAGCAACTGGGGGGGGgtgcttaaaaatattaataattaaaagtttCATATTAAGCAGTATCactgtttgtttgggttttttctcagaaaaacttccaaattgaAGTTAGCGTctacagataaaaatgaaaaaggaactaggggcgcttgggtggctcagtgggttaagcgtccaactcagctcaggtcttgatctcaggcttgtgaggtcaagccctgagttgggctttgtgcCCTCCCGAATAAAGGGAACCCAACAATTAGTCTCGGAAGCTTATCAATTTCCTGACACATTAGCTCTTTAGAATGTTATTTTATAAAGGGAGGATGTGGGGTCACTGGGAACAGAAAGTGGGAAAACCATAAAACCGGCTATGGTTACCCCCTCCCCAGGGTTAGGAATCTCTAGGAATTAGATGTCAAATTGTGTTTGGTATGCATAGGGGATGGAGGAGAGGCATAGGGTCCATAGTTTTCATGGACCTTGAAAAAAGTTCCattgcttcttcctttttccttttggaacAGGCTAAGAGGAATGAAGGggctgagagtggggagggcaagaCAGGACTCTTCCCATGTTGGGTAACCTCTCACTCAGCCTTTTCACCTCCAAAAACCATGACCGGCATTAAACTTCTGGTTGGTTCAAGAATGCAGCTAAACTCATTACAGGAATGTGAACATGAAATGGCAACCAGCAACAccaggaaaagataaaatgtctttaattcttttgtttcttgaattaaatttttaaaaaatttttggaggctcctgggtggctcagctggtagaccgtctgactcttagtttcggtaTGGGTCGTAATCCCAgggttatgagattgagccctgcatcgggctccatgctgagtgtgaagcctgcttaagattctctctttccctctgcccctctccttctcatgtgcatgcatgcaagttccattctctctctctaaaaaaaaaaaaaaaaaaaaaaaaaaaaatttttttttaaatgcactttttttctcctgtgtaTTTGGTTTTAACTTCTATCCCTGcaattttcagaaagaatttaaagcaggagGCAAACCCAAAATTGaattacaaaacttaaaaatttttctgatgATAAAGGATAgtataaaatttcctttgaataggagaatgtatattctatataagcatttaaaatacagCACATTTTTCCTACAAGTTCAGGCCCAAGAGCTACTTAATTGTGTTAATCTGTTTGTAGTGGTGAAaggcaagaggggcacctggctggctcagtcggcagagtgtgtaactcttgatcttggggtcctgggttcaagccccatgctgggtgtagagattacttaaatgaattatttaaaacaaaaattacatgaaaaaaatggatagggagagattaaatgatttatattACTGAATTTGATCACATTTTTCTCAAGACAGAGCTAAGGgagtttaaataacttgtctaAATATCCCCCAAGTATCAGTGCCAGAATCTAAATCCAGGTCtgtttgactccaaagtccaATCTCTTCCCTCTGTATTCTTCACCTCCAGTGAGGCTCTTCTGTGACCTCCCCTCATAAAGTCCCTGGTCCTCCCACTCTGCACTTGGTTCATGGGGACAGACAGACTGCTCCTGTAAGAAatcagagctgatgtggggcccaTCCCAGAGGATTGCTCCCCTGGAGTGGTTCTTTAAAGTGACAGGTGATGGCTATAGAGAAGGATTGTTGGATAAAACAAAAGATGTAAAACAACAGTTTTCTTGACAGACTGCAATGTGCATCTGTTAGAAAGTGTGAAGAACAAATCAGTCAAAGCCTAAGAAATAGAAATGGTTGAGGGTATTGCTGGTGTTTTGGAAAACAGCCAACTTGATATGGGTTTTACTCTAAAAACGAGTGAGGCATTGTGCTATTTTGGGGTGTGATGTGGCATGTTATCCCTGATGGTAAAGTGTCCAGGCTTCTACTCTTTATCACCTTCGATTCTCTCAAACTCCACAGGATACTTCAGCAAAGGACAGAAGCCCATCTGCTAAGGAAGTGCTTGAGTGACATCTTAAAACGACATGTCTGAAGCAGTCAGCCAGCACTGGCCTGGTCTAAGTTTGGTGCTAAATGTTGGTTCCTCTTTCATTCTGTCAGATATGAGGTTAATAGAATTTTGAGGAAAGTCATTGGTCTGAACTCTGCACAATGGCAAAATGTGCTACATTTGTGATGATGTCACAGAATGTTTGGATGGGAAGGCCCTGAGGGATCATCTTCGGGTCtaacttctcttctttttccccagctttattgaggtccaaatgacaaataaaaattgtatatatttaacgTGCACAATGTGATGATGTGATATGCATATGCATTATGAAATGATACCATGGTCAAGCTTGTCAACATATCCATTGCCTCACTTAGTAACcaactgtgtttgtgtgtgttgaggAAACCACTTAAGATCCCTCTCTTagaagaattaaaacattttttattttttattttttaatttttaaaaaatgttttatttatttttgagacagagagagacagagcatgagcagcggaggggcagagagagagggagacacagaatccaaagcaggctccaggctctgagctgtcagcacagagcccgacgtggggctcgaacttacaaacctcgagatcgtgacctgagccgaagttggacgctcaaccgactgagccacccaggcgccccttaaaacattttttaaaattaaattttattgttttaagtaaactctacgccctacgggggggctcgaactcacaaccctaaggtcaagagtcacatgctctaccaactgagcaagccaggtacccctctcttagcacatttaaaatatgtaataactATAGTCACTGTTCTGCACATTAGATCACCAGAActgattaattttataactggaagtttgtgtccACCAgcctactctctgcttctatgagtttgacttttttagattccacacatatgtgagatcatacagtatttggctttctgtgtctggcttatttcacttagcacactGTCCTTCAGATTCATCCACGTTGTCTCAGGTGGCAGAATTTCtcatggctgagcaatattccacacacacatgcacatatatacaccacatctttgtctattcatccattgacagacacttaagttgtttccatacggtgattattgtgaataatgctgcaatgaacagagAAGTGCAGatctctctaaattttttttaagtttatttatttcgagggagagagcacaagcgggggaggggggggagcggcagagagagagggagaaagagagaatcccaagcaggccccacattgtCAGTGGGGAGTCCGACTTGGGCTCGAACCCttgacccttgagatcatgacctgagcccaaattgagAGTCAGAAACCCAACCAActgaccaaatgagccacccaggcacccccagatatctttttgagatacagatttcctttggatatatatccagaaatgaaactgctggatcatgtggaattttttttaaattttaatgtttattattgtttttgaaatattaaaaaagaccCAACCATCATCACCATATATATTTAGATCTGATCTAAAGTGAAAGATgtcaaaaagaaaacctagaatATATACATAAGTGCACACACCCCTGAACccagaaaacctaaaagaaaaaatagcacaAAGTTCTGTTAACAgataaatttatctttatttctggaAGACGTTTCCACACCCCATTCTACGTCCTCTTCCTCTTGCAGCCACTTGGGCCTTCAGCATAGCAGCTTTTCCTCGGCCAGACCCTGAGCcttggtgtttatttttcatgctcTTTAACATGGGCACATTTGTCAGCATGTCAGGCGAAGTGAGAaagcagatctttttttttttttctgtttttcatttatttttatttttttaattatatgaaatttattgtcaaattggtttttatacaacacccagtgctcatcccaaaagatgccctcttcaatgcccatcacccaccctcccctccctcccactccccatcaaccctcagtttgttctcagtttttaagagtctcttatgctttggctctctcccactctaacctctcttttttttccttcccctcccccatgggtttctgttaagtttctcaggatccacataagagtgaaaacatatggtatctgtctgaCAAAGCAGATCTTAATGTCACGGATGTACACCTTCTCCAGCTGTGCCACTGGACCTTCCCTGTATGGGACCATGATGTTGGACATCTGGCAGTTTATGTTGTCCTCCCTGCCACTGAGCTTCCCATGATACATCTTGTCAGTGTTGGTCTCACATGTCATGATATGACCCGCAGCCTCGTGTAGGACTTTAATCAGCATATAAGACATCTTAGCAGGAAGAGAGTTCTCCCTGGCTCCCGCATAATCTTCCTCTCAGGTGCAGAGGCAATTCTGGTGGCTGCAAAGGCATGAGCCAAGCGAATGGCAGGCCCTGTGTGCCTGGCAGTTCTCtttgtagttttttgaggaacaccTCCcccccatgctgttttccatagcacttgcaccagtttacattcccaccaacagtgcacaagggtttccttttctctacacccTCACACTTTTTGCCTTATGTCTTTTTGACCATAACCATCCCAATAGGTGTGAGGTAATGTCATATTGtgattgatttgcatttccctgatgattagtgactcACTTTCAACATACCTGTAGGCCATATGTATGacttctttgagaaaatgtctataCAAGTCcgttgcccatttttaaattggactttttttgatattgagttgatattgagttccttatatattttggatattaattccttgtCAGACATAtggctgcaaatattttctcccattctgcaggttgccttttcattttgttgtgcgTCTAACTTCTCTTTAACCAACACCAAAATCTTACCAGAATCCTATTGACATTGAACTTacagaagcaagaaaaaactTCTAGGAAAACCAGTTGGTGACAGggatgtttaaataaatataggGCTGTCCAGGTGGCATCCTGTGTTTGGTATTCATCCTTCTCATTCTGACACTTAATCTCTAATCCTGGATGGTGATTTCTGACCTCGGAAAGACAAGACACTAGAAGCCTTGGAGTCAGGCAAAATCAGATGAGTGCTGTTCTCTCTAAACCACACCTATTAAGACAGGAAAAGAGACTCatattttagaaagttttctAATAACAAGGGTAAGCCTTGATTAACTAGACAACTCAGTGAATCAGACCATACTGTGTGGGACCTAGCACGTGCTTTACCTGGACTTGGAGGTCGCAAAATGGGTGTTCCTTCTCCCAAGGATTACTGCTGAGACTGTACTACAGAAAGATCAAAGGCAGGCAGTGTTTTCcgtgctctctctgtcctgcctgcTTAGCGTTCTCTCACTGCTTTTCTTCACTGTTCTTGCACGAAAGAGATCTAGGGTGACAGGAAAGTGATGATTCATCTGACATCAGATGGAGTCCTTTTTATTTGCCCTTTTGTTGGCCTCAGTCTCTGATATTGGGAACATCCGTGTTATGtttgtgaatgtttttatttcacgGAAGACACACATGGATTGCAGTGGGACTCTGATGATTTAAAGGTCTGATGCGTGTGGCTGTCTGGTAGCTCTTTGTTTTCTACAATCCTTtgaccagaaaaagaaatcaaagtgtgTTTTAATCATGCTGACCAGCGAGGGCCAGGGATTCCTTCACTTTGGTTTGTGTCTCTGGTTGTGTATGTTCATACCTTTCTTTAAAGGTaggttttatttctgctttatctCATATTCTCTTTTCAGCTacatatatttattcttcttttctagttGTGTTTGATTGAGCAGAGATGaaatattctttgtgtaaatatgtAGAGGGTCTGCACAGGAATTACTACTGTTATAACTGTTAATTAACCTATTTCTTATTGGTTAGGTTTT
Coding sequences:
- the LOC128314221 gene encoding small nuclear ribonucleoprotein Sm D3-like, with protein sequence MSYMLIKVLHEAAGHIMTCETNTDKMYHGKLSGREDNINCQMSNIMVPYREGPVAQLEKVYIRDIKICFICFLTSPDMLTNVPMLKSMKNKHQGSGSGRGKAAMLKAQVAARGRGRRMGCGNVFQK